From Saccharomycodes ludwigii strain NBRC 1722 chromosome IV, whole genome shotgun sequence, one genomic window encodes:
- the SHE9 gene encoding She9p (similar to Saccharomyces cerevisiae YDR393W | SHE9 | Sensitivity to High Expression) produces MTLIQHWNSMLARISPTIPLTRHRKYNLQLFKYYGKLYKKYDKTEPPKTIQLLLLHDLLKRNYSGKIPKPDNADNLKGTLENNHINPENKIIAENNKSTAITKISGSMESKIHDILKKTKLKYFKTKDLILKYASAIKKQYNKSVKAIKEANEKFDQQEKEATRLNYNTDLKTHSKIQNLPSELEKKRMQWARKLSFYMDSLQETIFTATRALNDVTGYSSIQKLRNSIEVMEKELEDQKQLGKEAKKKYEHALLIRTQSQSELNELLQRKNSWNAEDLNRFTTLFKEDSKNQQKEEDCAKTLKEAELKEESLGNELYKAILTRYHEEQIWSDKIRRTSTWGTFMLMSVNILLFVVVQLLLEPWKRRRLVRSFEDKVKVALEENKTEQDVRFDKLLGLLDDRPEDKALIEKALLSKSETEFDNLKGKLNQDLNASSDSAGGEDLLNKKPVEEDKDDTKEDNGNEVTNDDVIISMNNSNSIGLESPILKFMIKLIIKLDNLIINNFYISQVSKEVKSHVLYMWRIIESKFYDIFSLMATKKDS; encoded by the coding sequence ATGACTTTGATTCAACATTGGAATTCCATGCTAGCTAGAATATCCCCTACTATTCCATTAACGAGGCACcgtaaatataatttacaATTGTTTAAATACTACGGTAAGCTGTATAAGAAATATGATAAAACTGAGCCCCCTAAAACTATTcaattgttattacttCACGATTTATTAAAGAGGAACTATTCTGGTAAAATTCCAAAGCCCGATAACGCTGACAACCTTAAGGGCACCTTAgaaaataatcatattaacccagaaaataaaataattgctgaaaataataaatcaacgGCAATAACTAAGATATCAGGCAGCATGGAAAGCAAAATACacgatattttaaaaaaaaccaaactaaaatattttaaaactaaagatttaattttaaaatatgctTCTGCTatcaaaaaacaatataacAAATCAGTAAAAGCTATTAAAGAGGCTAATGAGAAGTTCGATCAACAGGAAAAGGAAGCAACCAGGCTAAATTATAACACAGACTTGAAAACACATTCCAAGATCCAAAATTTGCCATCcgaattagaaaaaaaaagaatgcaATGGGCCAGAAAATTAAGTTTTTATATGGATTCATTGCAAGAAACCATTTTTACAGCTACAAGAGCGTTAAACGATGTCACTGGTTACAGTTctattcaaaaattaagaaattCTATTGAAGTCATGGAAAAAGAACTAGAAGATCAGAAACAATTGGGTAAGGAGGCTAAAAAGAAGTATGAACATGCCCTTTTGATTAGAACACAATCACAAAGTGAATTGAATGAGTTATTACAAAGGAAAAATTCGTGGAATGCAGAAGATTTGAATAGATTTACCACTTTGTTTAAAGAGGATTCAAAGAATCAGCAAAAGGAGGAGGATTGTGCAAAAACCCTTAAAGAGGCTGAATTAAAGGAGGAATCTTTAGGGAATGAATTGTACAAAGCTATTCTAACAAGATATCACGAAGAACAAATTTGGTCTGATAAAATTAGAAGAACATCCACATGGGGAACTTTTATGTTAATGAgtgttaatattttgttattcgTCGTCGTCCAATTACTGTTGGAACCTTGGAAAAGGAGAAGGCTGGTGAGATCATTCGAAGATAAAGTTAAAGTAGCCCTTgaagaaaacaaaactgAACAAGATGTCAGATTTGACAAACTTCTGGGTTTATTAGACGATCGGCCAGAAGACAAGGCCTTAATAGAAAAAGCCTTGTTATCTAAATCTGAAACTGAATTTGATAATTTGAAGGGGAAACTAAACCAAGATTTAAACGCTAGCAGCGATAGTGCTGGAGGGGAAGAtcttttgaataaaaagcCTGTAGAAGAAGATAAAGATGATACCAAAGAGgataatggtaatgaaGTAACTAATGATGATGTAATTATTTCGATGAATAACAGTAATTCTATTGGTTTAGAATCgccaattttaaaattcatgatcaaattaataattaaattagaTAACttaattattaacaatttttatatttcacAAGTTTCAAAAGAAGTAAAATCACACGTGCTTTATATGTGGAGGATAATTGAATCCAAATTTTACGATATATTCTCATTAATGGCAACAAAGAAAGATTCCTAG
- the RPT3 gene encoding proteasome regulatory particle base subunit RPT3 (similar to Saccharomyces cerevisiae YDR394W | RPT3 | Regulatory Particle Triple-A protein or Regulatory Particle Triphosphatase), with translation MEELGIVKTESKNLKVTKENNSNSLYAKLAASRNQNSSSNDLYLKLKKLEKEYELLTLQEEYIKDEHRHLKRELLRAQEEVKRIQSVPLVIGQFLEPIDESTGIISSTTGMNYVVRILSTLDRELLKPSTSVALHRHSNALVDILPPDSDSSISIMGSDEKPDVTYADVGGLDMQKQEIREAVELPLTQQDLYEQIGIDPPRGVLLYGPPGTGKTMLVKAVANSTKANFIRVNGSEFVHKYLGEGPRMVRDVFRLARENAPSIIFIDEVDSIATKRFDAQTGSDREVQRILIELLTQMDGFDQSTNVKVIMATNRADTLDPALLRPGRLDRKIEFPSLRDRRERRLIFSTIASTMSLAPEVDLDSLIIRNDALSGAVIAAIMQEAGLRAVRKNRYVILQSDLEEAYSAQVKTGSDVDKFDFYK, from the coding sequence ATGGAAGAATTGGGAATAGTTAAAACAGAATCCAAAAACTTGAAAGttacaaaagaaaataatagcaattCTTTATATGCCAAACTAGCTGCGTCCCGTAATCAAAATTCATCAAGTAATGACctttatttgaaattaaagaagCTAGAAAAGGAGTATGAGCTATTGACGTTGCAAGAGGAATACATTAAAGATGAACACCGTCATTTGAAAAGAGAATTGCTGAGGGCACAAGAAGAAGTCAAAAGGATACAATCAGTTCCATTGGTCATTGGTCAATTTTTGGAACCGATTGATGAGAGCACAGGTATTATTTCTTCTACCACCGGTATGAACTATGTTGTCAGGATTTTATCCACATTGGACAGAGAATTATTAAAGCCATCAACTTCTGTGGCCTTGCATCGTCATTCCAACGCTTTGGTTGATATATTACCACCCGATTCAGATTCTAGTATATCTATTATGGGATCTGATGAAAAGCCAGATGTTACTTATGCAGATGTTGGTGGATTAGACATGcaaaaacaagaaattagAGAAGCCGTTGAATTACCCCTAACACAGCAAGATTTATATGAACAAATAGGTATAGACCCTCCAAGAGGTGTTTTGTTATATGGCCCGCCCGGTACTGGTAAAACAATGTTAGTGAAAGCAGTGGCAAATAGCACCAAAGCCAATTTTATTAGAGTAAATGGGTCTGAGTTTGTCCATAAATATTTAGGGGAAGGTCCAAGAATGGTTCGTGATGTTTTCAGATTAGCTAGGGAAAATGCACcttctattatttttattgatgaaGTTGATTCTATTGCTACGAAGCGTTTTGATGCACAAACAGGTTCAGATCGAGAGGTTCAGCGTATTCTAATTGAATTATTGACTCAAATGGATGGTTTCGATCAAAGCACTAATGTTAAAGTTATTATGGCCACCAATAGAGCAGATACTTTAGATCCAGCCTTATTAAGACCGGGTAGATTGGATAGAAAAATCGAATTTCCATCATTGAGGGATAGACGTGAACGTCGTTTAATTTTTAGTACCATTGCTTCTACCATGAGCTTAgctccagaagttgattTGGATTCCTTGATTATTAGAAATGACGCATTGAGTGGTGCTGTTATTGCAGCAATCATGCAAGAAGCGGGACTAAGAGCCGTGAGAAAGAATAGATATGTCATTTTGCAAAGTGATTTAGAAGAAGCCTATTCTGCTCAAGTTAAAACGGGTTCTGATGttgataaatttgatttctataaatga
- the SMP3 gene encoding glycosylphosphatidylinositol-alpha 1,2 mannosyltransferase (similar to Saccharomyces cerevisiae YOR149C | SMP3 | Stable Maintenance of pSRI), whose protein sequence is MQTTRHKMQKSKMANLKCVLNVILKILFCAFFVIQPSYIHPDEHFQCMEILMWIWNKNGFAVDLPWEFVEGARSFVPIVVWYLPLYSLFNNYDNTVSPTLLIKITRLYNFFIYFAILFFYIKARVFPNSAKRKRNKVLFLIITSYVTIAYQSHSFSNGIETNLLLLSLWCIDKCADKAPILSGSNCTNIGNKNILPWLCLGVLISIGVFNRITFIGFVILPLLVKLARAHNFNQILISLFTFAITSYLIILFDTKMYYKEWRQPHSTTSPIIAPLNNFLYNIDIKNLQKHGVHMRLTHLFVNIPQLLGPLILVLFSVKFLGIITIFDQYVHSNNNLSNIPQTNFIHIWWKTYSPPTWMYLNSNLEIYDTDPETERIEQNLIFDDHHSAILNLKGTDITYVYELFAEIHNKTNQNFTIILPYSVNSVLLANNKNNTYTFEKKWNDIYSLDMDHFNFQDISSFKPGMVAYNVFIL, encoded by the exons ATGCAAACCACAAGACATAAGATgcaaaaaagtaaaatggCAAATCTTAAGTGCGTTCTTAACGTCATACTTAAAATATTGTTCTGtgcattttttgttattcaaCCCTCATATATACATCCAGATGAACATTTTCAGTGCATGGAAATTTTAATGTGGATTTGGAATAAAAATGGATTTGCAGTTGATTTACCTTGGGAATTTGTAGAGGGCGCTAGAAGTTTTGTCCCAATTGTTGTATGGTACTTACCACTTTATTCATTGTTCAATAATTACGACAACACTGTATCTCCCACCcttctaataaaaattacaagattatacaactttttcatatattttgctatattatttttttacattaAAGCAAGGGTATTTCCAAACTCAGCAAAACGtaaaagaaacaaagtTTTGTTTCTTATTATAACTTCTTATGTCACAATTGCGTACCAATCACATTCCTTTTCAAATGGTATCGAAACAAATCTATTGCTTTTGTCATTATGGTGCATCGACAAATGTGCCGACAAGGCACCCATTTTATCAGGCTCAAATTGTACGAATATTggcaataaaaatatattaccATGGCTCTGTCTTGGGGTTTTAATTAGTATTGGTGTCTTTAATAGGATTACATTTATAGGATTTGTAATTTTGCCATTACTTGTTAAACTTGCTAGAGCTCACAATTTTAATCAAATTTTGATTtcattatttacttttGCTATAACTTCATATTTGATCATACTTTTCGATACCAAAATGTACTATAAAGAGTGGAGACAACCGCATAGCACCACCTCGCCAATCATAGCACCGTTGAATAActttttgtataatattgatattaaaaacttgCAAAAACATGGTGTTCATATGAGACTGACccatttatttgttaacATTCCGCAACTACTAGGCCCATTAATTCTAGTCCTATTTAGCGTCAAATTTCT GGGAATAATTACAATTTTTGATCAATATGTtcatagtaataataatttaagcAATATTCCACAAACCAattttatacatatatgGTGGAAAACTTATTCACCTCCAACATGGATGTATTTGAATTCTAATTTGGAGATTTACGATACAGACCCTGAAACAGAGAGGATTGAGcaaaatttgatatttgATGATCATCATAGTGCGATATTAAACTTGAAAGGAACTGATATCACCTATGTTTACGAGTTATTTGCGGAAATTcacaataaaacaaatcaaAACTTTACCATCATCCTACCTTATTCTGTTAATTCTGTACTTTtagcaaataataaaaacaacacgTACACATTTGAGAAGAAATGGAACGATATATATAGTTTAGATATGGatcattttaattttcaagATATATCATCCTTTAAGCCTGGAATGGTCGCATACAATGTATTCATACTTTGA
- the SXM1 gene encoding Sxm1p (similar to Saccharomyces cerevisiae YDR395W | SXM1 | Suppressor of mRNA eXport Mutant): MSQLDQQAILNAFQQTTQSNAVLIKQAEKQLHELEKIPGFCLFLLQSISDDSLSLNIRMSSAIYLKNKILKTWNDKLVFIKKDHIIQEDEKSQIKSNLIRVLITQCNNSHLRPHLTESIRSILIAEQGKWDLTETTFELLSGNNQDLVYTGLLVMFEFCKFNKWNVGTERVLLDKFIDKNFPLLESFAQQLVNNADSDMDYHSGELLYLILKCFKYGCLVNYPTYFAQEEGAFDRWIQLHLVLCKIPLPQQVLALDSMDRSLDKRCKVNKWTFGNLNRMLQRYHRSTKVITENFVQHVLTNIVPHILNEYFQIIEMWGSNKLWLSEGSLYHMIEFITKTVTINELWALIQPHLEAILTHVVVPSMSSTDESVALYEEDPEEYIRRYFDQNREGSTPDVAASNLVFAICIKRFDEIGLVLTVLQNIFTNFNVTEKYSVYKEEAGLKILGIAAAFLYNFERCKILTPQDFEGIYENCVLPILKLNGQCPFLCARALETLAATEYEFQNMGLLSQIFQEVYLRFMGDDGTNTIDNYDDSKLPIEIEAADALSTLVICNPSIKQHIGSQVPSMVEKLLKLSKIFEIDLLSEVIEVFVERFSDELSPFAQDLASNLAQQYIKVATDMINNSNNGATDISVFGSGKGGDGDNDQELQASALLTTMTTMVMSMGKVSLISVFKPVVKFVILNAQIEFLSETMDLFDSLMLSSKALYGGFNDDIWELYCDIIDSFQTYGLDYFDNYEDVLETVATYGFQQQDGSNTSVKPEYIQAFLQVINQVYDLLDSEFFIESCFGIMCFYALSNKDITLLDKTIQVFFTIKNKVSEDMKKSEANDENDDDLYSSSFDLDNEPFTKYVLACLVVKPIETVQTLEQTNSLLPFVQTWLDCDFKGVFVLKLQILAILNIFKLPQFLPPIVQPFLNKLSENLVSSIEKVPAAIRNHEAIVKGEGLSNGGLSEDTEFYDQFDDDFKESCLDQINVFQEVHSFFSAIAMNDQDRYAAIIGSLNQEKLDSLKVILDFVAGK; this comes from the coding sequence ATGTCACAATTAGATCAACAGGCCATATTGAATGCTTTTCAACAAACAACTCAGTCGAATGCTGTTTTAATCAAACAGGCGGAAAAGCAATTACATGAACTAGAAAAAATCCCTGGTTTTTGCTTGTTCTTATTGCAAAGTATTAGTGACGATTCGCTTTCATTGAATATTAGAATGTCCAGTGcgatttatttgaaaaacaaaattctAAAAACTTGGAATGATAAATTGGTTTTCATAAAGAAAGATCACATAATCCAAGAGGATGAAAAATCACAAATTAAATCCAATCTAATTAGAGTTTTAATTACTCAGTGTAACAACAGTCACTTAAGACCTCATTTGACTGAATCCATTAGAAGCATTTTAATTGCCGAGCAAGGTAAATGGGATTTAACCGAGACAACCTTTGAACTATTGAGTGGCAACAATCAAGATTTAGTGTACACCGGACTATTAGTTATGTTTGAATTTTGTAAATTCAACAAATGGAATGTTGGCACAGAAAGAGTTTTGCTTGACAAATTTATCGACAAAAATTTCCCGCTTTTGGAAAGTTTTGCTCAACAGTTGGTTAATAACGCCGATTCTGACATGGACTATCATTCTGGTGAATTGttgtatttaattttaaaatgtttCAAATATGGTTGTTTGGTGAATTATCCGACCTATTTTGCACAAGAAGAGGGCGCTTTTGACAGATGGATCCAGTTACATTTGGTTTTATGCAAAATACCATTGCCTCAACAAGTGCTAGCTTTAGATTCTATGGATAGGTCATTAGATAAAAGATGTAAAGTTAACAAATGGACATTTGGCAATTTGAATAGAATGCTACAAAGATACCATAGATCAACTAAAGTGATTACCGAAAATTTTGTTCAACATGTTTTAACTAACATTGTCCCCCATATTTTGAATGagtattttcaaattatcgAGATGTGGGGCTCAAATAAATTATGGTTAAGTGAAGGCTCTTTATACCATATGATTGAGTTTATTACCAAGACTGTTACCATTAATGAGCTATGGGCTTTGATTCAGCCTCATTTAGAAGCTATTTTGACACATGTAGTTGTTCCAAGTATGTCTAGCACAGATGAGAGTGTTGCCCTGTATGAGGAGGATCCTGAGGAGTATATTAGAAGATATTTTGATCAAAATAGGGAAGGTTCTACACCAGATGTTGCCGCATCTAATTTGGTCTTTGCCATTTGTATTAAAAGGTTTGACGAGATTGGCTTGGTATTAACTGTTTtacaaaacatttttaccAATTTTAATGTTACTGAAAAATACAGTGTTTATAAAGAGGAAGCTGGGCTAAAGATCTTAGGTATTGCTGCTGCTTTTCTATACAACTTTGAAAGATGTAAAATTCTAACACCACAAGATTTTGAGGGTATTTACGAAAACTGTGTTTTACCAATCTTAAAGCTCAATGGGCAATGTCCATTTTTATGTGCACGTGCTTTAGAGACATTGGCTGCAACTGAATATGAGTTTCAAAACATGGGTTTATTAAGTCAAATATTTCAAGAGGTTTATTTGAGATTTATGGGTGATGACGGCACCAATACCATTGATAATTATGATGATAGCAAGTTACCTATTGAGATTGAAGCGGCTGATGCATTAAGTACGTTAGTTATTTGTAATCCGTCTATTAAACAACATATTGGCTCGCAAGTTCCATCTATGGTTGAAAAGTTGCTTAAGTTatccaaaatttttgaaattgatttattaagTGAAGTTATTGAGGTATTTGTTGAAAGATTTTCTGATGAGTTGTCACCATTTGCCCAGGATTTAGCTAGTAATTTGGCACAGCAATACATCAAAGTGGCAACGGATATGATCAATAACAGCAACAATGGTGCAACAGATATATCTGTGTTTGGTAGTGGCAAGGGTGGTGATGGCGACAATGACCAAGAATTGCAGGCTTCTGCTTTATTAACCACAATGACTACCATGGTTATGTCGATGGGTAAAGTGTCATTGATTAGTGTATTCAAACCAGTTGTGAAATTTGTTATATTGAATGCacaaattgaatttttaagTGAAACAATGGATCTATTTGATAGCTTGATGCTTAGCAGCAAAGCTTTATATGGTGGGTTTAATGACGATATTTGGGAGCTATATTGCGATATAATCGATTCTTTTCAAACTTACGGTTTGGATTACTTTGATAATTATGAAGATGTTTTGGAAACTGTTGCTACTTATGGATTTCAGCAACAAGATGGTTCTAACACTAGTGTTAAGCCCGAATATATTCAAGCTTTTTTGCAGGTTATTAACCAAGTGTATGATTTGTTAGATAGTGAATTTTTCATTGAGAGTTGTTTTGGAATCATGTGTTTTTATGCGTTGAGCAATAAGGATATTACATTGTTGGACAAAACTATACAAGTTTTCTTTACAATCAAAAACAAAGTTAGTGAAGATATGAAGAAATCAGAGGCtaatgatgaaaatgatgatgatcTATACAGTTCTTCTTTTGATTTAGATAATGAGCCATTTACCAAATATGTTTTAGCATGTTTGGTAGTGAAACCGATCGAAACAGTTCAAACCTTAGAACAAACAAATTCGTTACTACCATTTGTGCAGACCTGGTTGGATTGTGACTTTAAGGGcgtatttgttttaaaattacaaattCTGGCAATTTTgaacatttttaaattaccaCAATTTTTGCCCCCTATTGTGCaaccatttttaaataaattgagtGAAAATTTAGTCAGTAGTATAGAAAAAGTACCGGCCGCCATCAGAAACCATGAAGCTATTGTTAAGGGGGAAGGCTTGTCAAATGGTGGATTGAGTGAAGATACTGAGTTTTATGATCAATTTGACGatgattttaaagaatCCTGTTTGGATCAAATAAATGTTTTCCAAGAAGTACATTCATTTTTCAGTGCTATTGCTATGAATGATCAAGACAGATATGCTGCCATTATTGGTTCATTAAACCAAGAAAAATTGGACTCATTGAAAGTTATATTGGATTTTGTTGCGGGAAAATAG
- the NCB2 gene encoding negative cofactor 2 transcription regulator complex subunit NCB2 (similar to Saccharomyces cerevisiae YDR397C | NCB2 | Negative Cofactor B) codes for MSGESNDEISLPKATVQKIISEVLADTDVTFSKEAREIIIDGGIEFIMILSSMASEMADKEAKKTISPDHVMSALEELEFPDFIAPLHHVLDQHKEVQKIRQVRDMKFKKSGLSEEELLRQQEELFRQSRSRLNSNSGASSNDTGGAAGAT; via the coding sequence atgtctgGGGAATCAAATGACGAAATCTCACTACCCAAAGCTACCGTtcagaaaataatatcagaAGTATTGGCAGACACAGATGTGACATTCAGTAAAGAAGCAAGAGAAATTATTATAGACGGTGGTATCGAATTCATCATGATCCTATCCTCGATGGCTAGTGAAATGGCTGACAAAGAGGCCAAAAAAACCATATCTCCAGATCATGTGATGTCTGCTCTAGAAGAACTGGAGTTCCCTGATTTCATAGCCCCACTACATCATGTTTTGGATCAACATAAGGAAGTCCAAAAAATTAGACAAGTTAGAGATAtgaagtttaaaaaaagtggcCTAAGTGAAGAAGAGTTGCTACGACAACAAGAAGAATTATTTAGGCAGTCTAGGTCTCGTCTAAATAGTAACAGCGGTGCAAGTTCTAATGATACCGGCGGAGCCGCTGGTGCCACCTAA